aaacgctggctttaaaaagtgagatgagtgtcgcaaccccatagttgcctttgactggacttaaccgtccaggggtcctttacctttacctataccagGAATAACATCAACATATTCATAACTGTaattgctgtttttcattttcccctTTTCCAGGTTATGTATAGGATTTGACATAGATGCTGATGCCTTGGAAGTATTTAGCAAGAACGCTGAAGAATTTGAGCTGACCAATATTGATTTGGTCCAGTGCAATGTGTGTTCTTTGTCTGACAGAATGCCAAAAACCTTTGATACAGTCATTATGAATCCTCCCTTTGGAACGAAGCACAATAAAGGTTGGTAATGATGCACCCTTATTTCCAGTGATAAAGCAACTAGCTTTACAAACTAAATGTTTTGTGATTACGCTTCTCGGCAATTTCTTTCAGTGCTTTTGGACTGCGTAAAGTctagtgcaatttttttttaggcTGCATGTGTGGTGTTCATGATAAGGATTTATCCTTTTGCATCTTCCATATATCGGAAGACGCAGGTCACCAGTCCTGTTTGGCTCTCCTCCCAGGTTGTGCAAACCCAATTCCTTCTGTTCTTCAAAAGTGTTCACTTTCTTTCTACATTTAGCACTATATTTAGGATGGATGCTTGTGTTGTTTTGCTTGTTAAAATTTCCAAGCATATGCTACTTTATCCAGTATATTGTAGCCATCTaatgggggggaaccttctctgttgtttgggggggggcgcagagtAAAGCATCTGAAAATGgcaaaagccttactgaagttTAGGCATATTGCTACTGTTCCTTCGCACTCATCACCTATTACAAAAAGATGTACTAATTTGTTTACGGTTGTAACTAAACTAAAAGCATGATTTTAGACAGGAACAGGTAGCTAAAATATTTACTCTTCTTGGGCAGGGAAGCTGAAATATACTGTTTAATTAGGCTTTcaatgctgaaaacctggaagacacatttggcttccaaagtaaacaaaacattttccccaaaagTTATCAAGTTTCACTTAATGCTGACGGACAAAGTTTAAAATCAATTTAATGTTTGTCATCGCACCTTTCAAGATTGCTAGCATGCTGTTTCAGTAAAACAAGTTCTGCTTTGGCTCATTCAAGAGGCAATTTGAAACGTAACAACTCTCTTCATTTTCCTAGGCATGGATATGGCTTTTCTCAAGACAGCATTGCAGTTGGCAAGAACAGCCGTATATTCCTTGCACAAGACTTCGACCCGACAGGTACATCTCCAGCAAGTTTGTCTTCTTTCCACCTATATCACAGGAACTGAGTGGGTCAGAACTTATGGGAGCTCTAGCGACACAAAGACCACAACTTTGAAACATAATTTGGCAATCAGCTACATTACAACAGTCAATGTTTAGGATTCTTACCCTTTGGTCATGATGGAAGCAGTCCTATCAGAGTTATCGCTTCAGTTTAAAAGATCAGGTACACTTCTGCTGATTGTCAAGGTGACCACTAAACACCTTGCATTTCTTCCATGCTTAGCATATCCAGAAGAAAGCAGATGAATGGAACGTGAAGATGGAAGTTTTAGCAGGTAAGAGCTGTTTAGATAAGCCTTAAAGGCACATGGTTCCCCTTGCTGAAGGTCTGGGCTACATGGGAGGCTGAGGAAGAGCAACttgaatttaataaaaaaaaatgaaaacccagGTTATGCCTAATAGTCAAACTTCGGTTGTTGAATGTAATGTGTTAcggaagcccattcggcttctgaaatgtttgacaactgaagcgcggcttctgattggctgtgggagCTTCCTGTGCTCAAGCGGAAACCGTTCGGCTTCAGGAaagcgttcgaaaaccagaacacttctgggttttcggcgttcggaagtcgaaacgttccaaaacggaggcgtttggcaaccgaggtttgactgtacttggGTTGTCTTATAGTGCCTAAAAACACGAAACTCAAAAGAGCTGCTTCCAAAAGTCTTTGTAAGAGCTACGACGATCCTGACTTGATTACATACGATGTAGGAGcaattagggttttgtttttttcggCTGAGCTGCCCTGAGAACTTGGCTATTAGGGGAAATAAGTGTGCTTAAATAAGAGCagacaatttaaaaaaatcttttaaattgcattttagaAGTAGATCAGGTGATTTACTGCTTGTCCGATAATgtaggtcccccccccatccaaacctTAGACAAATAATATCCTTAGACCTTAGACCTCCAAtatccattttattttaatttatatcctgccttctctcctgtttctggactacaactcccatcatccctcgctagcaagaccagtggtcagggatgatgggaattgtagtcccaaaacagctggagacccacgtttgggaaacactggtataggtTCTTCTAAGACAGATTAcaaatatcaaaatgcttttttaaaaaattgcagcatGCATAACAAGCCTGCAACAACCTTCCTCGAGGGTGGCAGGTGTAGATGGTCCTCCTTTGTGGCAAGTGCATTGTTCCCCTAGCTCAGGCTTTGTCGccttcacctgcctgcctccctctcccagAATCCTTAGCACACAGCAGCTGATGGTTGATGGCCCTGGGAAAAACAGGCCGTGTATCTAAAATGCATTTAGTCTGTGCAAACTTGTGTTTTCTTCCCAATTCGTGTTTACCTGCTTTTGCTTCATTATTCCCTAACGCTTTTGCAATTTACACCCAGAGACATAATTGCCTGATACCACCCATTACAGCTGAATGTGTTTACTCATTTTGTTTTCAGAACTGAGATACGACCTACCAGCCTCGTTCAAGTTTCACAAGAAGAAATCGGCAAGTATTATTACATCACTCTTGAGCCAGAGTGAAGATAGCAACTTGGTAGTTTTAACTGACCCACACGCTTAGGACGACGTATGAAAACCTTTTAGGCAGGGAGCTCTCTGTATTCTGTGACTGAACTGTTCGGACACTAAAGCTGGATCCGGGAACAGAAATCAGGATCCCGAGAATCAACTCTGTGGGACCAGAGGCCTTAAGAATGGCTCAGCCCCAGAAACCACTTAACTCTAATGTACAACATGAAACCCATTTTAAACACaattatgtatacagtggtaccttcggtctcaaacaccgaaaacctggaagtgtaaatagaagccgaacgtccgatgcggctgtcggttattgtttctggggcacctgcaccaatcagaagctgcgccttagtttttgaacatttcggaagtcaaacggacttccggaacggattacgtttggcgcttttgtttttgctatttattttgcacttttgtttttgaggcttatTCAAttagtttttgtgactgtgtggaacccccgtttagctactgattgattgtgacTGCGGAAATCGATAAAAGCCCCCAATCCAAACAATTTTTAtcacctacaatactgtctttcttttttagtacagtacattgattatcaggggtcagcaaactttttcaacagggggccggtccactgtccctcagaccttggggggggggggcggactatattttgaaaaatatagatgaacgaattcctatgccccacaaggacacattctactcatgtaaaaacatgctgattcctggaccgtccgcgggccggatttagaaggtgattgggccgcatctggcccccgggccttagtttgggggggacccctggattattgcttttattttatggatcagtatggtctcgttagatagtaaaagtcatattaaattgctgttttaggggtggtttttaaaagtctagaatggattaatctgttttgcattaccttctatgggaaagtgtgccttggttttggaacactttggttttggaacagacttccggaacggattaagtttgagaaccaaagtaccactgtacacatccCCCTAAACAAATTGGTGATGATACAAGCAGGTGGTACAACAGAGTATTGGCCAGCAGAGATTCAGGTAAACATTACACTAAGCCTCTGTTTACTAACAGAGCATGAAGCCAGCAGTGTGCTGATGGTCTCAATTATACCATATTGATTTTTCACACGCAAGTGCTGCTGCTAGAAAGCACCATATTCAATTAGAAGCAAAAATATACAAGGTGGATACACCCACCTATTTTCATacatgcaactccccccccccccaatctctctcacatacacaagGTTGTCCCCACTCACAGTTTTTTTAAGGCCCTCTGCAGTACTAAGCAACTCCCTTCTGGCAAGCAAGTAATAACTGAGCAAGGAAGGTGGCCCTTGTTGTTCCTTctctcccccatttttttttggggaaaaaaaaacctctaaggGGCTCTACGTGGCTGGTGGGGAAATGGCAGTTTCCTCTTCCTCAACCCTGCCcatctcaattaaaaaaaatccatgtggCAAAGCAAGAAAAAGCAACTTAAATGACATGTGCCCCTAGTTGCTTGAGGGATGCCAAGAAAGGCTTTTTACAAGCACCAGGTtgatcacacacacagccaaactCCCATTGTTGTGGTaaacagaaaaagcaaatgaATTTCGAAGGCAGCTATTTTAACGAAAGCATTGGCAAGCAGTTCAGAATCAAATCACGCAAGTCGGGTAACTGTAcacattttgctttattttatcaaACTCAAGACGGTGGTACACCAGTTGTTCCACTTCTGAAACTTACTGCAATATAATTCATTGAATTCCAACACTGAAGCACATTAAGTTTATTTGGTATATACTAAATACAACTTTTGTACATAGTTTTGAATGAAGGCGGTTCGGTTTTCTTGAGCCTTTCCCCTTTGGCCCAGGGGTTACCAGGATGGTGCCCACGGGCAGAGATTTTCCTGCAGAAGCCTTCCCCGGGGACCTACGGCATCCGCTGCCCTGCCTTTCCCCACTGCTGAAATTAGGCTCGAAAAGAGCATTCTGTTGTAGTCAATAGAAAAGGTTGCCGTAATTAAGTGTGTGTGGCCTACGAGAAGAGTTGGCAACTCCTGGTGCATTGTATAACAAACATTTATGCTTTTATCCAGGCCACAGTCCCTGCCCCCAATCCTCCAGatcatattttttttggggggggggcatgcagggaGGTTGTAAGGGGAGAACAGAGGAAAGGGAAGTCCCATTTATGTTAAGAGGGACAACACAGTTTGATTTCACTCCAAAAGCTATTATAAAaagatatgtttttttttaaaaaaaaccccaaagaaataATCTTAAATGTAACTCTTTCTTCTATCCCCTTTTTGCAGGTGGACATCGAAGTCGATTTTATTAGATTCTCTTGCAGATAACAGGGTGAACGGAGGAATGATTGAAAACAAAatcattttgtttctttaaaagaaaaccctCAATGCTTTTGGGAGTACTATTCTGTATCTCCACCTCCGTTTTCTGTCTTCAGCTGTTTACGGGCAGGCTCTTCCTTCTCAGCCTCTTCCAGTGGTCTTTTCTTTGGACTCGCTGCCCCTAAAAACATTCAAGAGCTCGCTTAGTATTTGATCCATACCTCTGCCAATAAAACAAGTATTGCTGAAATTTTTTGTGCAGCAGTCCTTGCTGTCTCTCTCAGAACAACACCACACTACGTATTTGGATGGAACAATATTGAGGAATGCTTGTGACCCATTCTCCCCTTCCGACCTGCAGCTGTTCAAGGTGAAACAGATTCAGCTGCAAGTGACTATTTTGAAGTAACAGAGGCCTCTGAGCCTATTCTGACTGAtcagccatttccccccagctgCAAAAGCCTGAACAAGCTGGATGCTAAACACAGCCCAGTGTGCTGGGAGAGTATTTTGGCGTTGAACTACCAATCGTACTGGCTTTCTCGTGCAGATAATTTTTCTAACACTGCCTTTTTATTAGTTGCCCCTTGAAAGATCAGGTTGGCTGGAGTTGCTATTGCACAGCACTACCTTTGCCTGTTCTGGGTAGACAGTTCTGCAAAGACTTCCAACTTACAGTATGTGAGATTGAGTTACCTAGCCCTTCTATTCTGCAGTGGGAAGCTGTATTTGGAACCAGAAAAACCCAAGTACGAGATGCTAAACCCAATGCATGCATTCAGAATCTGGTTCTAATAAAAGAAACCGCTCACCCGTCACACTTTCATCTTCACCCTCTTCTTCATCTTCACTCTCAAACTTCGTTTTCTTGCCTTGGAATTTCACTTTCCTGTCCTGCGCACCTTGAGGTCCCTTGccaccttttcctttacctttgcGGCCTGTTAGGAAAGAATATGCACATCTTAATATTCAGCTTCAGGGGCTTACCGCAACGCATCTCAAGAGGATAAGAAAACTTGCAACCTCAACTATCTATCTAAGCCAAACGTTGACAGGCAGCAATTTCCCACTTTTCCCCTGCCCTGCCTGGAACTTGAACCCTAGACCTTCTGCAAAGCATATTCATGTGCAACGCTCCCCAAGCATTTTGCCGGTATGTGCGAGTGAGCCTTCATAGATCAAACCCCGCCGGCAGAACTCGTGCATCGCCTTCACGCACAGTGCCGAGATTTAGTCTGCCTATCCAACCATGAGCAATGAGGTGTGCGAATCGGTTGCAGAATTCGGATTACAACCCCAGCGCTCTCACCGCCCCAGCATGATCTTATTTCATAGGCTTTCCCCTCTGCTGCACAGTCCAGTTCACGGCCAGTTTTGCAGTCCCCTACAAAGCTGCTCTTCCAGCATTCCTAGAACCGGGACCGCAAGAGTCacctggtccaaccccttgcaatgcaggtatGCTTTGCCCAACATGAAGCTCAAACacacaaccccgagattaagagagCCATGCTCtgtgccaactgagctattccagcaTTGGCCTGCTGCTCATGTctggcttgcaggtttcccaaaagcAAGTGGTCCACCGCTGCATTAAACCATTTCTCGACAAGATAGCTCCCAGGTCTGATCCAGCCGGACTCATCTTCATTGTCCTTACATGGCTTCTGCAGGCTACCAAAGAGTCTGATGCAGGCAGATCCCCCGACTGGGACCCTACTTGAGAAGAGCAGCCCACTGCTTTGCTCAACACCCACTATCCATCCACATGAGGCTTCCAAGAAGGTAAACTAAATTAGAGAAGAAAAATCAAGGCAAAACAtcaccttttcctttctttttgttcaACAGTTCTTGCTGCCCCTCCATGATTTTCTTTAGCGCTTCTCTCGCCGCGTCTCCTTCCAGCACTTCCCACGTAACCTCTCTGCCTCGCAGCTGCAGGCTCCCATCATTTGCCGCCTGGGCTTTATCCAGCGCTTCTCTGGCGCTGCTCTTGAACAGGATGATTCCCTGTGTGCAGAAACGCAGCGTCGTTATATCAATACGCAACCGTCCCACTCAGGTGTTTTCTTTCTATGGCTTCCCTGCAGTCAGAAGAGACGGCTAAGGTTTGAAAGCATAATTTGCCGCTGAGTCGTAATGGATGCAGCGGTAAGGAACCACGCAGGGCAAGCACTTCCACGAGGCCTCGGCCTAAACTGGGTTTTTTGGAACACTCTTTTTGACTCTATCCAGTTGCGCAGGAACATAACCAATCACTCCTCTGAGGCCTCTTAAGGCAGCCCCCACTGTTAAGTACTCCTATTTCCTTTCtaacgcagcagcagcatgtCACGCACTTCTACAGAAAAGCACCAAATTCACACTATGCGCAGACTCATCTATCACAATAGTGCACAGATATCGGGGCATGTGGTGGCATATAACAGGTGTGTGCACGTAGTAGCCGACGGAAGAATGGTTCTACTGGGGTGTGGCATGAACACAGTGCACAGATACAAAACCATACCTctcttaaaaaaatcaaagccttGAACAACCATACAACTAAAATCCTGACATTGTGCAGGTGTGCACAAACACAAGCTGTTTTTGCGGTATTAGGTCTGTACTGGCCACATGTAATACAACTCGGACAGAGGTTAAGGGGTATTAGGTGCCTATACAATTATTACATTTCAGTTTCACTCCGTTTTATATCATGCTCATCGGTGTCTCCATATCTGAAAGTCATTATGCATTTGCCGTAAAACGGGTGCTTTTATGAAAAAGCATGTGTTTATTATTGTGAAAAATTGAGATaagccactacagtggtacctcgggttacaatcacttcgggttacagactccactaacccggatgagaacagaaatcttgcgccagtggcacagcggcagcgggaggccccattagctaaagtggtacctcaggttaagaacggtttcagattaagaacggacctctggaatgaattaagtacgtaaccagaggtaccactgtaccttggtctttgaatttaatctgttccaggagtccgtttgactcccaaaacagttcggaaaccaaggcacggcttccgattggctgcaggagcttcctgcagccaatcggaagccgtgctggACGTTccgcttccgaaaaacattcaaaaaccggaaccaATCCCTTCTGGTTTTCAATCCTTTGGGAGCCAGAATGTTCCAAGTTCAAaggtgttcggcttccaaggtacaacttgTACTGGCATTAGTTACTGTTCTTTTCATCTGAGCCCTAAGCCAGACAGAACAACTGTAGGACCCGAAGAACGGCGGCTCAGTGCCGGAGCAACGATTTTGCCcacagaaggtcccgggtttaATCTCTGCCATCTCCAGCTAGGGCCGGGAGAAATTTCCGCCTGAAATCCCAGATAACCGCTACCAGTCCATATAGACAAtactgcttcctatgttcctaaagcaGCACACGGGTCACTGCCCACAACTCTGCCCTTTTAACTATTCTCTCTTTCCCAGGAGAAGAGGGGAATTAACCAGTTCCAGTAGCTTGTGAGCATAAAGCAGCCCTCCAAAAGCTCCTTCAGCCAGCAGCTGCCAGTGTTTCCTGGGGTGTTTTATACTAGCGCTGGTTCCTGGGACATCGCTCGTGTGCCACATCCATGGGTGGTATTACTCAAGAGTTGAaccattgaaattcatggaccTAACTTTGTTacgctcattaatttcaatgggtgtactctgagtaaaTCTTAGTTGAAATACCACCCAATTtgtttaaggcagggatgggaaaagTCGACACCCTTTAGGTGCTTTtcgaactacaacttccatcatttgtGACCATCAGATGGGGTTTGGTGGGAGTGCAAAACATTTTAAGGCAGGGCACAGGTCTCCTAGGTTTCAGACCCATTGTTAGTTATTCACCACAATGCAAAGTTTTAACTCTACCTATTAATTTGCTGCTTAGAAGGATAAAGCGAAGCAATCTCAGCAATCTGTCTAGCAAGCAAGAATGAAATTTATGCTCCCTGTTTTATGAGAGTGCCTTGGATAGGAGGAATCGAATGtttctgccaagttttccattctGATTTTCAGTACTAGCAGATCGTAtataccagggatgtccaaccggtcgactgCGATCTTCTGGTCGATCCCCGAGAGGTTTAGGTGGAGTGCAGTTGATCACtgacttttttccccctttgctggGGAAAAAGAGCATctagccccgccccctctccccgtCCTCCATTTGCGCATGATTGCTAGAACAGAAGACGGAGTTTTCACTGTGAAGCTGATTGTTTCCTGAGCGATCTTTTGGCGAGTGACTTTTTCCGTcctcccctaaagaaagctcaacgtTTTTTACCTCCTCTTcttaaaaaagctccacaacttttgaACTGAACCCTCTGCagatttttattctgtgagtacatcgcaatctcttgggagttggacgtccctggtgTATATACGTTTTGAAGAGAACCACCATCGTATTGGGCAGCGAGCGCAGCAAATCCTGAAAACATTGCCCCATTTGGTTGTACCATTTCGCCAGTTGCAGCAACCCCCGGGTCTGACCTCTTTGGCACCTCTGACAAAGTCTATCCATTTAATTTCGCCATGGCCAGAGAAAAGGGCATGGAGGTCTTCTCGGCAAGTCTGATCTTCCAGGTCTCCAAAGAACTTCAGCAAGCACCCTTGCTTCTCCTCCAGAGATTTCTTCCATTTACaaaaggggagggaaaagatTCCATTAGACAGGACAGACATGTATACCCTGCAGGATTTAACAAGACTTCAAGCAAGAGACTGGTTTGACAAAGAGAAGTATGCAAACTTGGAACGttccaaggtgttttttttgggggggggatcaagctTGTAGATAGACCATTAGCGAGTTCCCAAGTTCCTGGCCATTGAAATAGCCCCATTCAGAGATTCTCATGCTACCATAATAATCACATGGAGTAAGGGTGGGGTCCACGCCATTGTACCTCCACACTCCTCAGATGGCTCCatggctcagccccccccccgccacccacaCTTTGGGAGGATCCATTCCCCAACCTCCAAACAACACAGCTCCACCCCCTTCCACCATGTGATTATGATGTCATGAAAGAACACCTGAAGTGGAACATTCCTTCAGTGCTTTTGGCTGCATAGTGCTGTTGGTGGCTCCTAATAGCCATCGCATTTTGAGTTGCAAGCTTCCAGCTATGTGCGGCTTGTTTCTATGTTCAGTTTCCCAAGCATGCTCCAGCGATCTAACCTCTGTTAAGACAAGAGTACCCTGGATCACACCATCCTGCAGTATATGGTGGTACCAACACAAAACCAATGCGCTCAAAGTCTTGCGGCCGCGACTTCAAATAATGTCAATTTATTTGGCATTGctcgtctccccccaccctgtgcataCAAAGGTACCAATGATCACATTAAatctggaattgggggggggaggggcgctgCTTCTTCCGGGAAAGCTAGTTTAGCACAGGACAGTGGTATAAGAAGGGGTATTACACTCTAGTCTGATTTGAAATTTGTAAGATTTTGGAGTGCAGAAACAAAAATCgccaaaccatcaattctagcacgtggAAGGCCACCTAAATTGTAATCTCAATGATTGGTATTATTcactgtattataatttggcattgttataacgaggctattattggattgcaaTTGAAATTGAATAAAAGTtatccaaaaagggggggggggtttacaatcCCAGACACACTTTGGCAATTGAGTTTCGTCTCCAAAAGACTATTTTGGAAGAAACTTGAAACTGAACAGGTAAACTGTTGCCTTTAGCCTTATCCACACAACTCTTTATGAACCATTCCATTACAATTCTCTCCCACCTGGGTCAGAACAGCCTTTTCCACGTTTTCCTACGTTTTATGGCCTAAACGTAGCCTTGGCTAATTAAGTTTGCGGCTAGCATGAAAATGCTGActagctttttaaataaaaaaatccttctaccAAGTGGACTGGAAGAGAAGCCCCTTCCTCCTACAGCCAGCTCCTTTGTTTGAATGAAATTCCAGGTGACTTTTGTCTACCGCGCAAGGTGTTAAATACAAGGACCACCTattaacaaaaaaagaagaactgCTTTTTAGGTCTCCTATACCTCCAGCAGCACTAGGCGAAGAGCCCTTATGAATGAGGCACTCGGAATTAAATTtctagaagaatcatagaattgtagagttggaagggaccttgaggatcatctagtccaaccctctgccatgcaggaatatgcagctgccccatatggggaatTATCAGCAGAGGAAATGTTGTCAAGGTTCAGGTTCCTGTGCAAACTAGTCCCAGTCCATTACAGCTAGTCCCAGTCCATGGCCAGTTACTCTTATCTAGGACAAAAATGCACTCTATACCTGCCCAGGGGCATTCCCTGCTTACTTCATATGCTCTAGGATTGAGCCTTGGCACTGAAAACAGATGTTGGGGCTGACTACTGGCTCAGTCCCAGTATGTGTAAGAAATCAAGTGCACAATTACTAAACAGCGCCGTGTGTTTTAGAGAACCCAGGTGAAAAATTTcctgtttgttttattgttcttAACAGGTCCAGGAGAGAAGACTCAAAGCTTGGTCTTAGCTAATTGCTTTTCAAGTCTTTATTCTTCCACCTTATCCTTCTAAATTACATGGGGGAAACAGAGGCACTGTGGATTACACAGTTTCGTCAGTGAAATCAAGGGGCATGTACCATTTCAGCATCTTCTGCTTGCTTCtgtttctcctctttctccctgcgacgaaaaaataagaaaaaggatTGTGATGTTAAGCAGAGCACattgctggcaaaaaaaaaaaaaaaaaaacggtgaTCATTGCAAAGTTAAAAAGTTTACTCCGCTTACTGCTTGGCCTTTGCTTTCGCTTCCAATCTGTTCCGTTTTTTCTCGTCATTCTTCTTTGCAAAGTAATCATCCCTGCACGGAATATATAATTCAATTCAGCCAATTTAGGGGTACTATATGCAACGGAAGGAATATGAAAGCCATCCTTAAGATGTATGGCTGTTGTTTGAAGCAAGCTAATCGCCGCCTTGGTGCTGCTATAGACAATGGTGACCAATTAGCGTTGACCGAAAGACTGGCTttgtaacaaaaaataataataatcagctctTATTAAAACTGGCcatctgtttccccccctcaaagCACGATGAGACTCTTCGCCCCACTGTGCTCTATTCCTCAGACTGCAAGAAATAGCTACCATTGTCAGTGGAAAGATCT
The nucleotide sequence above comes from Zootoca vivipara chromosome 1, rZooViv1.1, whole genome shotgun sequence. Encoded proteins:
- the METTL5 gene encoding rRNA N6-adenosine-methyltransferase METTL5, whose product is MKKLKLKELESNLQQVDDFENPKLLLEQYPTRPHIAACMLYTIHNTFGDIENKTVADLGCGCGVLSIGSAMLGAGLCIGFDIDADALEVFSKNAEEFELTNIDLVQCNVCSLSDRMPKTFDTVIMNPPFGTKHNKGMDMAFLKTALQLARTAVYSLHKTSTRQHIQKKADEWNVKMEVLAELRYDLPASFKFHKKKSVDIEVDFIRFSCR
- the SSB gene encoding lupus La protein produces the protein MAENGDSENMSDLERKVCQQIEYYFGDHNLPRDKFLQEKIKLDDGWVTLETLIKFNRLNRLTKDFDVIVGALKKSTTELMEISEDKAKVRRSPNKPLPEVTEQYKNAVKSRSVYIKGFPLDATLDDIKEWLDCKGKVENIQMRKTIQKTFKGSVFAVFDSVESAKQFVETPNQKYKDAELIVLFRDDYFAKKNDEKKRNRLEAKAKAKQEKEEKQKQAEDAEMKSLEEKQGCLLKFFGDLEDQTCREDLHALFSGHGEIKWIDFVRGAKEGIILFKSSAREALDKAQAANDGSLQLRGREVTWEVLEGDAAREALKKIMEGQQELLNKKKGKGRKGKGKGGKGPQGAQDRKVKFQGKKTKFESEDEEEGEDESVTGAASPKKRPLEEAEKEEPARKQLKTENGGGDTE